In one window of Streptomyces roseofulvus DNA:
- the glgP gene encoding alpha-glucan family phosphorylase — MKAIRRFTVRPVLPDTLRPLAALARNLRWSWHEPTRALFDSLAPAGFEGADPVGVLAALEAPRLAALAADRDVLDRITAAADDLDAYLTRPRWYQERGSGDGPAALAYFSPEFGVAAALPQYSGGLGILAGDHLKSASDLGVPLIGVGLLYRHGYFRQSLGRDGWQQEQYPVLDPGELPVTLLREADGTPARIALALPGGRSLHAHLWVAEVGRVPLLMLDSDVEENAPGERSVTDRLYGGGGEHRLLQEMLLGIGGVRAVRTYTRLTGHPEPEVFHTNEGHAGFLGLERIRELQGQGLDFDAALETVRAGTVFTTHTPVPAGIDRFDRELVARHLGDDGALPGLDTGRVLALGDETPLGGDPGVFNMAAMGLRLAQRANGVSTLHGTVSREMFAGLWPGFDADEVPIGSVTNGVHAPTWTAPEVTRLGADASDRELWELRRALRGRLVADVRDRVRASWRQRGAAAAELGWTDTVLDPDVLTIGFARRVPSYKRLTLMLRDKERLRALLLHPERPVQLVVAGKAHPADDGGKKLVQELVRFADDPRVRHRIVFLPDYGMEMARGLYPGCDVWLNNPLRPLEACGTSGMKAALNGCLNLSVLDGWWDEWYEPEFGWAIPTADGAAAADEERRDDLEAAALYELIERRVAPRFYDRGADGVPAAWTAMVRRTLADLGPKVLADRMVRDYVERLYVPAAAARRALTPDRARQLAAWKTRVRAAWPGVSVDHVEIGDDLAEAGAELGATPVVRVRVALGGLGPDDVEVQAVTGRVDADDTLSATRTVTLKPAGGPDLEGRQPYAGTLELDRTGSFGCTVRVLPAHPLLAHPAELGLVALPEEPGGEGAASRGAGVLLR, encoded by the coding sequence GTGAAGGCAATCCGTCGATTCACCGTGCGTCCTGTCCTCCCCGACACCCTTCGACCCCTCGCCGCCCTGGCGCGCAACCTGCGCTGGTCCTGGCACGAGCCGACCCGCGCCCTCTTCGACTCCCTCGCCCCCGCGGGGTTCGAGGGCGCCGACCCCGTCGGCGTCCTCGCCGCCCTGGAGGCGCCCCGGCTGGCCGCGCTCGCCGCCGACCGCGACGTCCTCGACCGGATCACCGCCGCCGCCGACGACCTCGACGCCTACCTGACCCGGCCCCGCTGGTACCAGGAGCGCGGCTCCGGCGACGGGCCCGCCGCCCTCGCCTACTTCTCGCCCGAGTTCGGCGTCGCCGCCGCCCTGCCCCAGTACTCCGGCGGGCTCGGCATCCTCGCCGGCGACCACCTCAAGTCCGCCAGCGACCTCGGCGTCCCGCTCATCGGCGTCGGACTCCTCTACCGCCACGGCTACTTCCGGCAGTCCCTCGGCCGCGACGGCTGGCAGCAGGAGCAGTACCCCGTCCTCGACCCGGGCGAGCTGCCCGTCACCCTGCTCCGCGAAGCCGACGGCACCCCCGCCCGGATCGCCCTCGCCCTGCCCGGCGGCCGCAGCCTCCACGCCCACCTGTGGGTCGCCGAGGTCGGCCGGGTCCCGCTGCTGATGCTCGACTCGGACGTCGAGGAGAACGCCCCCGGCGAGCGGTCGGTCACCGACCGGCTGTACGGCGGCGGCGGCGAGCACCGGCTCCTCCAGGAGATGCTCCTCGGCATCGGCGGCGTCCGCGCGGTCCGCACGTACACCCGGCTCACCGGCCACCCCGAGCCCGAGGTCTTCCACACCAACGAGGGCCACGCCGGCTTCCTCGGCCTCGAACGCATCCGTGAACTCCAGGGGCAGGGACTGGACTTCGACGCCGCCCTGGAAACGGTCCGGGCCGGCACCGTCTTCACCACCCACACCCCCGTCCCGGCCGGCATCGACCGCTTCGACCGCGAGCTCGTCGCCCGCCACCTCGGCGACGACGGCGCCCTGCCCGGCCTCGACACCGGCCGCGTCCTCGCCCTCGGCGACGAGACCCCGCTCGGCGGCGACCCCGGCGTCTTCAACATGGCCGCCATGGGCCTGCGCCTCGCCCAGCGCGCCAACGGCGTCTCCACCCTCCACGGCACCGTCAGCCGCGAGATGTTCGCCGGACTCTGGCCCGGCTTCGACGCCGACGAGGTGCCCATCGGCTCCGTCACCAACGGCGTCCACGCCCCCACCTGGACCGCCCCCGAGGTCACCCGGCTCGGCGCCGACGCGAGCGACCGCGAGCTGTGGGAACTGCGCCGCGCCCTGCGCGGCCGGCTCGTCGCCGACGTCCGGGACCGGGTGCGGGCCTCCTGGCGGCAGCGCGGCGCCGCCGCCGCCGAACTCGGCTGGACCGACACCGTCCTCGACCCCGACGTCCTCACCATCGGCTTCGCCCGCCGGGTCCCCTCGTACAAGCGCCTCACCCTGATGCTCCGCGACAAGGAACGGCTGCGCGCCCTGCTGCTCCACCCCGAGCGGCCGGTGCAGCTGGTCGTCGCCGGCAAGGCGCACCCGGCCGACGACGGAGGCAAGAAGCTCGTCCAGGAACTCGTCCGGTTCGCCGACGACCCCCGGGTCCGGCACCGGATCGTCTTCCTGCCCGACTACGGCATGGAGATGGCCCGCGGCCTCTACCCCGGCTGCGACGTCTGGCTCAACAACCCGCTGCGCCCCCTGGAGGCCTGCGGCACCAGCGGCATGAAGGCCGCCCTCAACGGCTGCCTCAACCTCTCCGTCCTCGACGGCTGGTGGGACGAGTGGTACGAGCCCGAGTTCGGCTGGGCCATCCCCACCGCCGACGGCGCCGCCGCGGCCGACGAGGAGCGCCGCGACGACCTGGAGGCCGCCGCCCTCTACGAGCTGATCGAACGCCGGGTCGCCCCCCGCTTCTACGACCGCGGCGCCGACGGAGTCCCCGCCGCCTGGACCGCCATGGTCCGCCGCACCCTCGCCGACCTCGGCCCCAAGGTGCTCGCCGACCGGATGGTCCGCGACTACGTGGAGCGGCTGTACGTCCCCGCCGCCGCGGCCCGCCGGGCGCTCACCCCCGACCGCGCCCGGCAGCTCGCCGCCTGGAAGACCCGGGTCCGGGCGGCCTGGCCGGGCGTCTCGGTGGACCACGTGGAGATCGGCGACGACCTCGCGGAGGCCGGCGCCGAGCTGGGCGCCACCCCGGTCGTCCGGGTCCGGGTCGCGCTCGGCGGCCTCGGCCCCGACGACGTGGAGGTGCAGGCCGTCACGGGCCGGGTGGACGCCGACGACACCCTCAGCGCCACCCGGACCGTCACGCTCAAACCGGCCGGCGGCCCGGACCTGGAGGGCCGGCAGCCCTACGCGGGCACCCTGGAGCTCGACCGCACCGGCTCCTTCGGCTGCACGGTCCGCGTGCTGCCCGCCCACCCGCTCCTCGCCCACCCCGCCGAACTCGGCCTCGTCGCCCTCCCGGAGGAGCCCGGCGGCGAGGGCGCGGCGAGCCGGGGCGCGGGGGTCCTCCTGAGGTAG
- a CDS encoding response regulator transcription factor, whose product MIRVLLADDEAMIRAGVRAILTTDPGIEVVAEAGDGHEAVELARLHRPDVALLDIRMPRLDGLAAADALRRTLPDTAVVMLTTFSEDDYIARALGGGVGGFLLKSGDPRELIAGVRAVAAGGAALSPAVARRVIDTLGGERLTRAADARARLAPLTGREREVVSLLAAGCSNQEIAARMHVVEGTVKAHVSAVLARLGLRNRVQLAVLAHEAGLVAEEPPGA is encoded by the coding sequence ATGATCAGGGTGCTGCTCGCGGACGACGAGGCGATGATCCGTGCCGGGGTGCGGGCCATCCTCACCACCGACCCGGGGATCGAGGTGGTCGCCGAGGCGGGCGACGGCCACGAGGCCGTGGAGCTGGCCCGGCTCCACCGGCCCGACGTGGCCCTCCTCGACATCCGGATGCCGCGCCTCGACGGCCTCGCCGCCGCCGACGCGCTCCGCCGCACCCTGCCGGACACCGCGGTCGTCATGCTCACCACCTTCTCCGAGGACGACTACATCGCCCGCGCCCTCGGCGGCGGCGTCGGCGGCTTCCTCCTGAAGTCCGGCGACCCGCGCGAACTGATCGCCGGGGTCCGGGCGGTCGCCGCCGGCGGCGCCGCCCTCTCGCCCGCAGTCGCCCGCCGGGTCATCGACACCCTCGGCGGCGAGCGGCTCACCCGCGCGGCCGACGCCCGCGCCCGGCTGGCCCCGCTCACCGGCCGCGAACGCGAGGTCGTCTCGCTGCTCGCCGCCGGCTGCTCCAACCAGGAGATCGCCGCCCGGATGCACGTCGTCGAGGGCACCGTGAAGGCCCATGTGAGCGCGGTCCTGGCCCGGCTCGGCCTGCGCAACCGCGTCCAGCTCGCGGTCCTCGCCCACGAGGCCGGACTGGTGGCGGAGGAACCGCCCGGTGCCTGA
- a CDS encoding sensor histidine kinase produces the protein MPETSPARRRLFDLVLWLLLSVPVLLRSDPNDGGSWFQVAAGVTVLGGCVAVSRRWPLLPLAVTCAASLPASLELFTPSYSLALVAFGYLAGRRQDHTRGSLWLFGGVAAVGLLLTRLTGTSLGPWFTLLLALALAIVAPWLVGRYVRQYDRLVRSGWELADRMEREQAAVADRERLRERSRIAGDMHDSLGHDLALIAVRAGVLEVDPGLGPEQQRAAGELRRAAAEATERLRDVIGVLREEGAAAPTAPADETVGELVDRARASGLDVTLAGPVPELPGMAGRALHRVVQEGLTNAARHAPGASVAVELREDGERVTARVANGPGAGAGRPASGGSGLVGLDERVRLAGGTLTHGPVPGGGFALTAVLPRRAPAAVPAAPTSARELDRARRRVRKDLVRAIWIPLALLAALAVLTAGVAVWSQSRSYLEPDNYARLLVGQAYAEIVDDLPEHALERLPAGLPPEPGGVDECRYYRATVFAELPVYRLCFTGGRLVARDELPG, from the coding sequence GTGCCTGAGACCTCCCCGGCGCGCCGCCGCCTCTTCGACCTGGTGCTGTGGCTGCTGCTCTCCGTCCCGGTGCTGCTCCGCTCCGACCCGAACGACGGCGGGTCCTGGTTCCAGGTCGCCGCCGGCGTCACCGTGCTCGGCGGCTGCGTCGCCGTCAGCCGCCGGTGGCCGCTGCTGCCGCTCGCCGTCACCTGCGCGGCGAGCCTGCCGGCCTCGCTGGAGCTGTTCACCCCCTCGTACAGCCTCGCCCTGGTCGCCTTCGGCTATCTCGCCGGGCGCCGGCAGGACCACACCCGCGGCTCGCTCTGGCTGTTCGGCGGCGTGGCGGCGGTGGGGCTGCTGCTCACCCGGCTCACCGGCACCTCGCTCGGCCCCTGGTTCACCCTGCTCCTCGCGCTCGCGCTGGCGATCGTGGCGCCCTGGCTGGTCGGCCGGTACGTGCGCCAGTACGACCGGCTGGTGCGCAGCGGCTGGGAGCTGGCGGACCGGATGGAGCGGGAGCAGGCGGCGGTCGCCGACCGGGAGCGGCTGCGGGAGCGGTCCAGGATCGCCGGGGACATGCACGACTCCCTCGGCCACGACCTGGCGCTGATCGCGGTGCGGGCGGGCGTCCTGGAGGTGGATCCGGGGCTCGGTCCCGAGCAGCAGCGGGCGGCGGGCGAGCTGCGGCGGGCGGCGGCGGAGGCGACCGAGCGGCTGCGGGACGTCATCGGGGTGCTGCGGGAGGAGGGCGCCGCGGCCCCGACGGCGCCGGCCGACGAGACGGTCGGCGAGCTGGTGGACCGGGCGCGGGCGTCGGGCCTCGACGTGACGCTCGCCGGTCCGGTGCCGGAGCTGCCGGGGATGGCGGGCCGGGCGCTGCACCGGGTGGTGCAGGAGGGGCTGACGAACGCCGCCCGGCACGCCCCGGGCGCGTCCGTCGCGGTCGAGCTCCGGGAGGACGGCGAGCGGGTGACGGCGCGGGTGGCGAACGGTCCGGGCGCCGGGGCGGGGCGGCCCGCCTCCGGGGGCTCCGGTCTGGTCGGTCTCGACGAGCGGGTGCGGCTCGCGGGCGGCACGCTGACCCACGGCCCGGTGCCCGGCGGCGGGTTCGCGCTGACGGCGGTGCTGCCCCGGCGGGCGCCGGCGGCGGTGCCGGCCGCGCCGACCTCGGCCCGGGAGCTGGACCGGGCCCGGCGGCGGGTGCGCAAGGACCTGGTGCGGGCGATCTGGATCCCGCTGGCGCTGCTGGCCGCGCTGGCGGTGCTGACGGCGGGCGTGGCGGTGTGGTCGCAGTCCCGCTCGTACCTGGAGCCCGACAACTACGCGCGGCTGCTGGTCGGCCAGGCGTACGCGGAGATCGTGGACGACCTGCCGGAGCACGCTCTGGAGCGGCTGCCCGCGGGGCTGCCGCCGGAGCCGGGCGGCGTGGACGAGTGCCGCTACTACCGGGCGACGGTCTTCGCGGAGCTCCCCGTCTACCGGCTCTGCTTCACGGGCGGGCGGCTGGTCGCGCGGGACGAGCTGCCGGGGTGA
- a CDS encoding M4 family metallopeptidase codes for MRSTPSRRATATGALVAAAAMIAVGVQAGSASADNLGTAAAPASALGKVNPGKLPADLTPAQRTALIKAADAAKAETAAELGLGSQEKLVVRDVVQDRDGTTHTRYERTYAGLPVLGGDLIVAESKTGATTGVSKSSRAELKNVDLTAAVAPAAAEKQAVGAAAAEGSKATKSERAPRKVVWMGPGGAPVLAYETVVGGLQHDGTPNELHVVTDAKSGAKLYEWQAVHTGTGNTQYSGQVTLGTAPSYTLTDTGRGNHKTYNLNRGTSGTGTLFTNSTDVWGNGLPSNLETAGADAHYGAALTWDYYKNVHGRSGIRGDGVGAYSRVHYGNAYVNAFWQDSCFCMTYGDGTNNAKPLTSIDVAAHEMTHGLTSVTAKLVYSGESGGLNEATSDIFAAAVEFYANNPNDKGDYLVGEKIDIRGNGTPLRYMDKPSKDGSSKDAWYSGIGSIDVHYSSGPANHFFYLLSEGSGVKTVNGVTYDSPTSDGLPVTGIGIDKARMIWFKALTTKWTSSTNYAGARTGTVAAAEELYGVGSPEALAVQHAWAAVNVGTRPGTTPPTGTVFENTADVSIPDNGAAVTSSVNVTGRTGNAPSNLSVGVDVVHTYIGDLVVDLIAPDGSVYNLHNRSGGSADNISQTYTVNASSEVANGTWKLRVQDKASIDTGYINSFKLTFP; via the coding sequence GTGAGATCCACGCCCAGCCGCCGTGCCACCGCGACCGGCGCGCTCGTCGCCGCCGCCGCCATGATCGCCGTCGGCGTCCAGGCCGGCAGCGCCTCCGCCGACAACCTCGGCACGGCCGCCGCCCCGGCGTCGGCCCTCGGCAAGGTCAACCCGGGCAAGCTCCCCGCCGACCTCACCCCCGCCCAGCGCACCGCGCTGATCAAGGCCGCCGACGCGGCCAAGGCCGAGACGGCCGCGGAGCTGGGCCTCGGCTCCCAGGAGAAGCTGGTCGTCCGCGACGTGGTCCAGGACCGCGACGGCACCACCCACACGCGCTACGAGCGCACCTACGCGGGCCTCCCGGTCCTCGGCGGCGACCTGATCGTGGCCGAGTCCAAGACCGGCGCCACCACCGGCGTCTCCAAGTCCTCCCGCGCGGAGCTGAAGAACGTCGACCTCACGGCCGCCGTCGCCCCCGCCGCCGCCGAGAAGCAGGCCGTCGGCGCGGCCGCCGCCGAGGGCTCCAAGGCCACCAAGAGCGAGCGCGCCCCGCGCAAGGTCGTCTGGATGGGCCCGGGCGGCGCCCCGGTCCTCGCGTACGAGACCGTCGTCGGCGGCCTCCAGCACGACGGCACGCCGAACGAGCTGCACGTCGTCACCGACGCCAAGTCCGGCGCCAAGCTGTACGAGTGGCAGGCCGTGCACACCGGCACCGGCAACACCCAGTACAGCGGCCAGGTCACGCTCGGCACCGCGCCCTCGTACACGCTGACCGACACCGGCCGCGGCAACCACAAGACGTACAACCTCAACCGGGGCACCTCCGGCACCGGCACGCTGTTCACCAACAGCACCGACGTCTGGGGCAACGGGCTGCCGTCCAACCTGGAGACGGCCGGCGCCGACGCCCACTACGGCGCCGCGCTCACCTGGGACTACTACAAGAACGTGCACGGCCGCAGCGGCATCCGCGGCGACGGCGTCGGCGCGTACTCCCGGGTCCACTACGGCAACGCCTACGTCAACGCCTTCTGGCAGGACTCCTGCTTCTGCATGACCTACGGCGACGGCACGAACAACGCCAAGCCGCTCACCTCCATCGACGTGGCCGCCCACGAGATGACCCACGGCCTCACCTCGGTCACCGCCAAGCTCGTCTACAGCGGCGAGTCCGGCGGCCTCAACGAGGCCACCTCCGACATCTTCGCGGCGGCCGTCGAGTTCTACGCCAACAACCCGAACGACAAGGGCGACTACCTCGTCGGCGAGAAGATCGACATCCGCGGCAACGGCACCCCGCTCCGCTACATGGACAAGCCCAGCAAGGACGGCTCGTCCAAGGACGCGTGGTACTCGGGCATCGGCTCGATCGACGTCCACTACTCCTCGGGCCCGGCGAACCACTTCTTCTACCTGCTCTCCGAGGGCAGCGGCGTCAAGACCGTCAACGGCGTCACCTACGACTCGCCGACCTCCGACGGCCTGCCGGTGACCGGCATCGGCATCGACAAGGCCCGGATGATCTGGTTCAAGGCCCTCACCACCAAGTGGACCTCGTCCACCAACTACGCGGGCGCCCGCACCGGCACGGTCGCGGCCGCCGAGGAGCTGTACGGCGTCGGCAGCCCCGAGGCCCTCGCCGTCCAGCACGCCTGGGCCGCCGTCAACGTCGGCACCCGCCCCGGCACCACCCCGCCCACCGGCACGGTCTTCGAGAACACCGCCGACGTCTCCATCCCGGACAACGGCGCCGCGGTGACCTCCTCGGTCAACGTCACCGGCCGCACGGGCAACGCGCCCAGCAACCTCTCCGTCGGCGTGGACGTCGTCCACACCTACATCGGTGACCTGGTCGTCGACCTCATCGCCCCCGACGGCTCGGTCTACAACCTGCACAACCGCTCCGGCGGCAGCGCCGACAACATCAGCCAGACCTACACCGTGAACGCCTCCTCCGAGGTGGCCAACGGCACCTGGAAGCTCCGCGTCCAGGACAAGGCGTCCATCGACACCGGCTACATCAACAGCTTCAAGCTGACCTTCCCGTAG
- a CDS encoding ABC transporter ATP-binding protein, producing MTDTTLVQPEEEREGREEQAAAGDPFDRDDLPAPRGATGALLRSLLAAHRFRVAVAALVLLVKEAAVQAGPLLVAYAIDRGVPAFRAGDHGPLVAVAVGYLLCAVGAGALQYAFVRGAARINQDVLLDLRGRIFRHAQVLSVDFHERYTSGRLISRSTTDVESLRELLSEGLQELIGVVLSFVSIALVLLWLDLGIGAVAVASFGPLYLLVRRYRRRAGAVFAERSTAIAGVIVKFAETMNGIRPVRAFRRERVNDAEFAGLNHRHERSNGDALLEMARYVVGSRLVANTAVAGMCLWGAYRVAEGSLELGVLAAAVLYVRRLYDPIDRLGMFLNSYESAAASLSKIAGLLAQEPGVPEAAAPRELPERAGTAPGREVVFDGVRFAYRTGGEVLPRFSLRIPAGQTVAVVGATGAGKSTLAKLLARFYDPTEGRVLLDGVDLRDLATPELRRGVVMVTQEAFLFSGTVAENIAIGRPDAGREEIEQAAKAIGAHDFIAGLPDGYDTDVRKRGGRISAGQRQLVAFARALLADPAVLILDEATSSLDVPGERAVQHAMDTVLAGRTAVVIAHRLSTVEVADRVLVMEAGRIVEDGPPAALVAGEGRYAGLHRAWRDSLTE from the coding sequence ATGACGGACACCACGCTCGTACAGCCGGAGGAGGAGCGGGAGGGGCGGGAGGAGCAGGCCGCGGCCGGTGACCCGTTCGACCGGGACGACCTGCCGGCGCCGCGCGGGGCGACCGGCGCGCTGCTGCGCTCGCTGCTGGCCGCGCACCGGTTCCGGGTGGCGGTGGCGGCGCTGGTGCTGCTGGTGAAGGAAGCGGCGGTCCAGGCGGGCCCGCTGCTCGTGGCGTACGCGATCGACCGCGGGGTGCCGGCCTTCCGGGCCGGGGACCACGGTCCGCTGGTCGCGGTGGCGGTGGGCTACCTGCTGTGCGCGGTGGGCGCGGGGGCGCTCCAGTACGCGTTCGTGCGGGGCGCGGCGCGGATCAACCAGGACGTGCTGCTCGATCTGCGGGGGCGGATCTTCCGGCACGCGCAGGTTCTGAGCGTGGACTTCCACGAGCGGTACACCTCGGGGCGGCTGATCTCGCGGTCGACCACCGATGTGGAGTCGCTGCGGGAGCTGCTGTCGGAGGGGCTCCAGGAGCTGATCGGGGTGGTGCTGTCGTTCGTGTCGATCGCGCTGGTGCTGCTCTGGCTGGACCTGGGGATCGGCGCGGTGGCGGTGGCCTCGTTCGGACCGCTGTACCTGCTGGTGCGCCGGTACCGGCGGCGGGCGGGCGCGGTGTTCGCGGAGCGGTCGACGGCGATCGCCGGGGTGATCGTGAAGTTCGCGGAGACGATGAACGGGATCCGGCCGGTGCGGGCGTTCCGCCGGGAGCGGGTGAACGACGCGGAGTTCGCGGGGCTCAACCACCGGCACGAGCGGAGCAACGGCGACGCGCTGCTGGAGATGGCCCGCTATGTGGTGGGCTCGCGGCTGGTGGCGAACACGGCGGTGGCCGGCATGTGCCTGTGGGGCGCCTACCGGGTGGCGGAGGGTTCGCTGGAGCTGGGCGTGCTCGCGGCGGCGGTGCTGTACGTGCGGCGGCTCTACGACCCGATCGACCGGCTCGGCATGTTCCTCAACTCGTACGAGTCGGCGGCGGCGTCGCTGTCGAAGATCGCGGGCCTGCTGGCGCAGGAGCCGGGCGTGCCGGAGGCGGCGGCGCCGCGGGAGCTGCCGGAGCGGGCCGGGACGGCGCCGGGCCGTGAGGTCGTCTTCGACGGGGTGCGGTTCGCCTACCGGACGGGCGGCGAGGTGCTGCCCCGCTTCTCCTTGCGGATCCCGGCGGGGCAGACGGTGGCGGTGGTCGGCGCGACCGGCGCCGGCAAGTCGACACTGGCGAAGCTGCTCGCGCGCTTCTACGACCCGACGGAGGGCCGGGTGCTGCTCGACGGCGTCGACCTGCGCGATCTGGCCACTCCGGAGCTGCGGCGCGGGGTGGTGATGGTGACGCAGGAGGCGTTCCTGTTCTCGGGGACGGTCGCGGAGAACATCGCGATCGGCCGCCCGGACGCCGGCCGGGAGGAGATCGAGCAGGCGGCGAAGGCGATCGGCGCGCACGACTTCATCGCCGGGCTGCCGGACGGCTACGACACGGACGTCCGTAAGCGCGGCGGCCGGATCTCGGCCGGCCAGCGCCAGCTGGTGGCCTTCGCCCGGGCGCTCCTCGCGGACCCGGCGGTGCTCATCCTGGACGAGGCGACGAGCTCGCTGGACGTACCGGGCGAGCGGGCGGTGCAGCACGCGATGGACACGGTCCTGGCGGGCCGTACGGCGGTGGTCATCGCCCACCGCCTGTCCACGGTCGAGGTCGCGGACCGGGTCCTGGTCATGGAGGCGGGCCGGATCGTGGAGGACGGCCCCCCGGCCGCCCTGGTGGCCGGCGAGGGCCGCTACGCCGGCCTCCACCGCGCCTGGCGCGACTCCCTGACGGAGTGA
- a CDS encoding ABC transporter ATP-binding protein: MPEKPVTSESVPVPVRRSAVRVLLRLWPYVRPVRGRFFTAAFVAVVASCLALVIPLVLKWLVDGPVADRDPGGVWLGALYLLLLGIAEAGLFGLRRWLVARPLSSVEARMREDLYGRLQRLPIAFHDRWASGQLLSRGTTDLMIVRMFLAFPLTFLVVNAVTILAGCALLLAQDRSLGLVLLTPVVPVVVLCSYFERRYGVVARRAQDQVGDLTTVVEESVLGIRIVKGFGRHRSQADAFRRLAVLLRSTELSKARLLATIWALITVLPELAIGAALVLGSVRVADGGLSAGTLVAFLSTALALRWPVESIGFLLAMSQEAVTATERYFEVMDAEEERDAVAPAAVPGAPDGLRFEGVSFRYPDAPDGAPPVLDCVDLHVRPGETLALVGATGSGKTTLTALVPRLHEASAGRILLDGEDVALMERERLRTLVSVAFEEPTLFSASVGENVLMGADASAGTPELDRALGIAQADGFVGRLPEGAGTRVGEQGLSLSGGQRQRLALARAVVGRPRFLVLDDPLSALDVHTEARVEAALREVLKETTALVVAHRPSTVMLADRVALLSGGRIAAVGTHQELLRSSAEYAWLMSGEGDEER, encoded by the coding sequence ATGCCCGAGAAACCTGTCACCTCCGAGTCCGTCCCCGTCCCCGTCCGCCGTTCGGCCGTCCGGGTGCTGCTGCGGCTCTGGCCGTACGTGCGGCCCGTGCGGGGGCGGTTCTTCACCGCCGCCTTCGTCGCGGTCGTCGCCTCCTGTCTCGCGCTCGTCATCCCGCTGGTGCTGAAGTGGCTGGTGGACGGGCCGGTCGCGGACCGGGACCCGGGCGGGGTGTGGCTGGGGGCCCTGTACCTGCTGCTGCTCGGGATCGCCGAGGCCGGGCTGTTCGGGCTGCGGCGGTGGCTGGTGGCGCGGCCGCTGTCGTCCGTGGAGGCGCGGATGCGGGAGGACCTGTACGGGCGGCTCCAGCGGCTGCCGATCGCCTTCCACGACCGGTGGGCGTCCGGGCAGTTGCTGTCCCGCGGCACCACAGACCTGATGATCGTCCGGATGTTCCTGGCCTTCCCGCTGACCTTCCTGGTCGTCAACGCGGTGACCATCCTGGCCGGCTGCGCACTGCTGCTCGCGCAGGACCGGTCGCTGGGGCTGGTGCTGCTGACGCCGGTGGTGCCGGTGGTGGTGCTGTGCTCGTACTTCGAGCGGCGGTACGGCGTGGTGGCGCGGCGGGCGCAGGACCAGGTGGGCGATCTGACGACGGTGGTGGAGGAGAGCGTCCTCGGCATCCGGATCGTCAAGGGCTTCGGCCGGCACCGCAGCCAGGCGGACGCCTTCCGCCGGCTCGCGGTGCTGCTGCGCTCGACGGAGCTGTCCAAGGCGCGGCTGCTCGCCACGATCTGGGCGCTGATCACGGTCCTGCCGGAGCTGGCGATCGGCGCCGCGCTGGTGCTGGGCTCGGTGCGGGTCGCGGACGGCGGGCTGTCGGCGGGCACCCTGGTGGCCTTCCTGTCGACGGCGCTCGCGCTGCGCTGGCCGGTGGAGTCGATCGGCTTCCTGCTCGCGATGAGCCAGGAGGCGGTGACGGCGACGGAGCGGTACTTCGAGGTGATGGACGCCGAGGAGGAGCGGGACGCGGTCGCCCCGGCGGCGGTGCCGGGGGCGCCGGACGGGCTCCGCTTCGAGGGCGTGTCGTTCCGGTACCCGGACGCGCCGGACGGCGCCCCGCCCGTCCTCGACTGCGTCGACCTGCACGTGCGGCCGGGCGAGACGCTGGCGCTGGTCGGGGCGACCGGTTCCGGCAAGACCACGCTGACCGCGCTGGTGCCGCGGCTGCACGAGGCGAGCGCCGGGCGGATCCTGCTGGACGGCGAGGACGTCGCCCTGATGGAGCGTGAGCGGCTGCGGACGCTGGTGTCGGTGGCGTTCGAGGAGCCGACCCTCTTCTCGGCGAGCGTCGGCGAGAACGTGCTGATGGGCGCGGACGCGTCCGCCGGGACGCCGGAGCTGGACCGGGCGCTCGGCATCGCGCAGGCGGACGGGTTCGTCGGACGGCTGCCGGAGGGGGCCGGGACGCGGGTCGGCGAGCAGGGGCTGAGCCTCTCGGGCGGTCAGCGGCAGCGGCTCGCGCTGGCCCGGGCGGTGGTCGGCCGGCCGCGCTTCCTGGTGCTCGACGATCCGCTGTCGGCGCTGGACGTGCACACCGAGGCGCGGGTGGAGGCGGCCCTGCGCGAGGTGCTGAAGGAGACGACGGCGCTGGTCGTGGCGCACCGGCCGTCGACCGTGATGCTGGCCGACCGGGTGGCGCTGCTGTCCGGCGGCCGGATCGCGGCCGTCGGCACCCATCAGGAACTGCTGCGGAGCAGCGCCGAGTACGCCTGGCTGATGTCGGGCGAGGGGGACGAGGAGCGATGA